From the Kogia breviceps isolate mKogBre1 chromosome 10, mKogBre1 haplotype 1, whole genome shotgun sequence genome, the window CTTACCCCTAAGAAGCCAAGACCCTGGGATACCAGGGATCCCCCTGCAGCCCGGGGAGTTGGGTGACCTctctgggggaagggaagggttgTAGAGAAGCAAGAGCAGAGTTAAGGGTTGCCATACGGTATCTTCTGGGGCAACCACAgagattacattttttaaaagaaaacattcagcTCCTCTCCTTCTGCCCTTTTCAATCTTTCCTGTTGCAACCTCTTCACTCTCCTTGGACTTCAAACCTGCACAAAccttccctattttattttaatttatttatttatttattttggtggtacacgggcctctcactgttgtggcctctcctgttgcggagcacaggctccggacgcgcaggctcagcggccatggctcacgggcccagccgctccgcggcatgtgggatcttcccggaccggggcacgaacccgtgtcccctgcatcggcaggcggactctcaaccactgcgccaccagggaagcccttccctatTTTAGAAAAACATGCACATACACGGAAAGATGAAAACAATCTTCACCTCTGATGCTTTCTTTAGGCcctctccttttttctccccttaTTACTACTAAACTTTTCAAAACACCTGGCCTTTTTATGCTGCTTTCATTTCCTAATCATCCATCTCCCCTTGGACATATTCATTACCAAGTCTGGTGCTCTAAGACACCAAATGGGCTTTCTAAATTTCAGGCTTTTCCCCAGCTTCACTCTCTCTGCCTAAAGCCACACCGGTACTCCTCCATGGACCTCACTTTCATTATACCTTTCTTTCCTCCAGAACCTGTAACAATTCTCTATTGGCTCCTGAGTCAAGGCTAAACTCTCAGGAACCTTCATCACATGTCCTCCACTCTACCTCTTCATTTTTAGTAGTCCTCTACTGTTCTCAGCTGTCTTATTTACATCTTTTCCTTACAGCTATAATCTAGCTGCTAGATTACAAGCATCTGGAAGGCAGAGGCCAAGTCTTTTATGGTTTTGAAATGTGTCAATACTATATAAGTTAATTCATATCAAGGTACCCTTGGGTAGTCTGGCCTCAAAGATAAACATTCTTGGACACTTACATGACAACCCTTCTTTCACCTGAGGGAAAAGACAGACTTGAGAAAAACAGTCCCTGGGAGAGCCTGGGACTGCATGTTTTAGGCCATCCCGTACCTAAGATGCAATATCTGTGACTGACAAGGAGAGATATGAAAGCATGAAATGTTCTTGCTCTGTCATGAGATATTTTACAGGCTTGTTACTTTGTAAAATTACTATTTGAACACTGCTTTTCAAACCTAGCCACATAGAATCATCTGGAgcactttttttaaaatgctgatgccTGGGCCTCCTCCAAATGTTCTCATTTAATTGGCTTGGCGTGGGGCCTGGGCATGGACATTTGTAACTCCTCGAGcagattctaatgtacagccaggTTAAAGAGTCACTGATTTAGAAATGTGAGCGTGTGTTGTGTGCTGGGAGTGAAGGTGGAGTGTTTGGAGACCTGTGCTAATGAGGTGTCCAGGATGCACAACTCACTCCaaattctctcctctcctttagaTAAACATTTGAATTCCTTTGTGTCTTTTTGTCACTGCTGTCAGCGTAGGAAAGTCCTGTTTCGGTAATGAGAGTGAATGCGTCTCAGAGGTACTTATCTTGGAGAGCCATCCACTCCATGCTAGTTCTAGAAGAACTCatcattctctctccttccctgtgcCTTTGCCTCCTTGACCCACAGGGAGCGGCTGCCTGCCAACTTCTTTAAGTTTCAGTTCCGGAATGTGGAGTACAGCTCCGGGCGAAACAAGACCTTCCTCTGCTATGTGGTTGAAGCGCAGAGCAAGGCAGGCCAAGTGCAGGCCTCGCGGGGATACCTGGAGGACGAGCACGCCGCCGCCCATGCGGAGGAAGCCTTCTTCGACACCATCATGCCAGCCTTCGACCCGGCCCTGCGCTACCTGGTCACCTGGTACGTGTCCTCCAGCCCCTGCGCAGCTTGCGCTGACCGCATCGTCAGGACCCTCAAGAAGACCAAGAACCTGCGCCTGCTCCTCCTGGCGGGGCGGCTCTTCATGTGGGAGGAGCCTGAGATCCAGGCGGCTCTCAGGAAGCTGAAGGAGGCTGGCTGCAAACTGCGCATCATGAAGCCCCAAGACTTCGAGTACGTCTGGCAGAATTTCGTGGAGCAAGAAGAGGGAGAATCCAAGGCCTTTGAGCCCTGGGAGGACATTCAGGAGAACTTCCTGTACTATGACGAGAAGTTGGCTGACATCCTGAAGTAGGCGAGTGGGCTCAGCCTCACGTGAGTCTTTTCACTATTAACTTGCGTAGAGGGTTAGGTGGAATGAGTGGTCTCTTTGATTTTCCTTTGATAgcatttcatctctgtttttggTTGGTTGTGAAAACATTCTTAGAAGATCCCtccttcttttctgtcttctaaaTTCCTCTCCCTAAATCCTTTTCTCTCCTACCCTTTTATATCAAACTAATTTTCCCCGTAACTTGGAGCACGCAAGGGTGACAGGAATCCAGAAGCTTTGATCAGACAGAATGACTTTCATAGTAAGGTTTAGATGGTGCAAGGACCTGTTACTGAACAGCAAAGATATTTCAGTCCCCTAAGCATGTCCCCATGTCCAACTGTTCAGACTTAACTAACTCTGGACACCTTCTAGacgccctgcccccaccccatttGCAATCTTACCATTCCATTTTTCTCTAGTGCAGGTTCTGCATTCCTacaggggctttttttttttttttttttttcatttttggtacTTTTGAAAGTCCCCAAAAGCATCTGTATTCAACTTTTGGGGGGCCAGAGAAGCTTTCATGTTTTCAGACAAATGGTTCTGCTTTGAGGGAGACCAATAATTGCTGTTTGAATGTACAATGCAAGAACATTTCCCTAATGTTGAGAAGACCTCATCAGAACTCgcagaaaaatgaagaatgcGGGAATGAGGATAATATAGCAACAAGTTCTGCTATACAGCAATGTTTAAAGGgttaaaaatatgtttgtaaaTTAGGCAGCAGCTCAGAAGTAGCCTCCTATAGATGTCAAGATGTGataggaggagatatgggaacatatgtatatgtataactgattcactttgttgtaaggagaaattaacacactattgtaaaacagttatactcaaagatgtttaaaaaaagatgtgatagGAGAACTGGAAGTAAAGACTAGCTATTTAAGCAAATAATTAGGACAAGATTAAGGCCAATTTGGCCTCTTGCTGAGGGTAAATTAGACTCTTAGAGAAACAGGCCAATCGCCCTCAGGAAAGAGGGTAAAGGATCCTTTACTACCTCCTTTTGAATTTCATCTGATCTAGTTTGCTCCCATGGAAGTGCAATGACTAAGTCTCTTTACAAGACCTGAGTTacccgggctttcctggtggtacagtggttgagaatctgcctgctaatgcaggggacacgggttcgagccctggtctgggaggatcccacatgccacggagcaactaggcgcgtgagccacaacttctgagcctgcgcgtctggagccaagacccaacacagcaaaaataattaataaactcctacccccaacatcttctttaaaaaaaaaaaaaagacctgagttACCGATCCAAATTTTCCCATAACAGAGAAAGGGTCATCACCACCCTCTTATCCAACTTTAATTCTGGAACACCTCACATATTAATAAACATGAAAGCAGCATGCTTCCATGAAGACATTAAACTTATTTTTGGTGTCTCTCACTCATACTAGTCTAAAGAGATGTTGCTTCATGGACACGTTTTGGAAACATTAAGTGTTCCAGGGCTTGATGTTGGCAGGTGTTTGCTATTAGACATGCACACAGGGTGCCTGATCATTCTCCAGTTAAGAGTTCACCAATCCATGAAGACACAGTTTTTGGCCATTTCTTACAAAAAGCAGGACCCATTCACTGAATTCAGTGAGACTATGGTCAGGTAATGCCACATGATACTTTGCTCACACAAAATAAGACCACTCTGAGTGGTGGTGAGTAGTAAGACAAACAGATTTCTAAGGATGACCtctgaaaatacaaaattaacgtaAATTCCGCGAAGATTTTATTAGTTTAGGGACTGTCACTCGTAATTATAAACCCTACATAGATTCTGTAGAAAGATGACTGGTAGCCTAATTTTAACTCTAGTGTACTTTCTTCTTAAACATCTTTCAAAGTCACAGGCCACTTCTTCCAGCTGCCAAACTAACAAGATCTCAGAGATggacgtgtgtgtgcgcgtgtgtgtgtgcatgtgtgtgttgtcCATTAAGTCAAATAACTAAATAGCTAAACTTGCTATAAAAATTAAGCATTTCAAGGAGGACTAAAAAGAGCCTTTAATTTTGGATAACTGAGAGTTATACTTTTGCTAAtctaaataaacaagtaaaatagaTAAATCAGTTTGAGGGAAAAGTCCATTTCtaagtcaaattatttttaaataaaatattattggacATGTTCCACATTATAAGCCTCCTTCCATTAGTGTACATAACCGTATTATCTGGACCAATTAACATGCTTCCCTGTACTCTATTTTAGTTGCTCATATTCCTGAAGGGAAAGGTTAAAATgtaccaagttaaaaaaaaaaaattggcatgaAATCAAGTTGTCATCTAAAAGCCCCAAAGAACTCTGCTTAATTAAAATACTCTCAAGAAATGAGCATTTGTTACAGAAAATTTGTCTCATATTTCTTATTCCGTCTTtttgaaaaatgacagaaaaggaTTTAACCATATATTTAACTCAAGATAATGTATTTAAAGCAGATCTCTTCTGGGGCTTTCTCTGTACGAACCACACCAAAACATGAATTAAACAAATCCAGTCCTGAGTAAACCGGAAATCACAGGAGACTATGGAGAAATTCAGGCACTTGCTGGGGAGGGCACAAAGAATCCCTAACTCAAAAGGAAAACCCTTCACTGTCTAGGGCCAACAGGGCTCTCAGTAACATGCTTTCTGTTTTCTCACTAAGGTCTGTCTGCTGCCACCAAGAGACAGCAATGACACATGTGGCCATCTGGGACATGCCTGACTTCCCAATACCACTTGGAGCTGGACATTTGACACAAAACCGATCCTACTGCACAACGCCCTCCGAGGACCGAAAATACACTTATGCTGTAAATCATTTAAGCTGTGCCTCCCCCTAAGGCTGCTCTTGGGAAAGAGGAAAGTGAGCTGCAAAGAGAAACAGCAACCATATATGGACACCAGGCATCCGTGGGGCTGAAGGTCCACATTATTCCCTCAGTTGGGCTGCTTAGGTCGAAGAGCCTCAGACCCAAAGTCTGCACAGATCTTTGAAATATGTCCAGAAATGCATCTTAAGTTGggatctttttttaagaaaaacagcaACGTTAATAAAAGAGGTGGTGTAGTCTTTCTGTGACCAAGTTTCTTGAGGAACTTGGACATTTAGAAGTTATTACGGACAGTGAACAAGTCCCAGGAATAGGGATGTCCCAGGCTATGAACCAAGCCATGACAATATAAAAAGTGGGAGGAAGACTTAAACCAGAACTTGCCTAGGCAACACGGGATGTACTAACTCTCCCATGCAGACTTCACACCTTGGTCTTGACcttcatgaaatattttcttctgagatTAGTTGTAAATGAGTATCTTTTCCCTCCTCTGAAGACAAGTATGGCAGAGGATGAAACAAAAGGCACAAGAAATCTGTTTCTAAGGTATATAAACATCCCAAGTGCCAATTCATAGGCAATTAGCACCTTAATTAAAGGGGAAAGGGCAAGAAGTAGGATTTCAATGTTCAGATACACATAATGTAAGAATAGTCAGTATGTGGTACTTGATGGCAACGGCAGGATGGTGTCAAAAGTCTCATTTCTTAAAAGGCTTGTTTGAGTCCTATGTAGAAGCAAAATTTCACACGTGAATTTCTGGGTGTTTCCCAAACTCTAACTAGGTTTCCAGGAATAATGTGTCCATTCT encodes:
- the APOBEC2 gene encoding C->U-editing enzyme APOBEC-2; the protein is MAQKEESAAAAAPTSQDGEDLENLEDPKKLKELVELPPFEIVTGERLPANFFKFQFRNVEYSSGRNKTFLCYVVEAQSKAGQVQASRGYLEDEHAAAHAEEAFFDTIMPAFDPALRYLVTWYVSSSPCAACADRIVRTLKKTKNLRLLLLAGRLFMWEEPEIQAALRKLKEAGCKLRIMKPQDFEYVWQNFVEQEEGESKAFEPWEDIQENFLYYDEKLADILK